The stretch of DNA GAGAAGCAATTAATAAGCAAGGGCTTAACGAGATTTTGAGAAACTTGAAATTTTCTTAATTAATTGGCGATTATTGTTGATTCGTGCAAAGGCGGTCGCGTCATTTAACAACTCGGTCGTTTTGGCGGGTTCAATGCTTAATTGTGCCTGCAAAAACTTAATTTTGGCCACGTAAAAAGTGACATGGAATTGAGCGCAAATCTTAATTGCGTAGGCGAGAAGCTTGTTGCTGGCAGCATTTTCATTAATACTAGCGTAGAAATTGCCAGTGTAGTAAGCCAAGTTGATGACGCGCCAAACACTTGCGGTCGTTTCCAAAGATAGATTTGGTAAGGCGTGGCGAACCTTTTCAAAATAATATTGTGCTTTATCTGGTTCGTGGTTGTTTTGATAGGCAATCCCGGTGCCACAATAAGCCAGTTGGGTATAAATCGTGGCATGTTGCTCATCAAGTTCAGTAATAATTTGGTCAAAGTTAAATAAGACGTCGCTGATTGGGTGTTGGTTCAATGCGGCAACGTACCCCTTTAAGAAGCAGTATTGTAACTTTGTTTCTTGATCATGACGTGGTTCGTTAGCAATCTTAGTTAACCGCTTTTCAGCATCCGCGTACTCACTAGTGATCAGGTCGAATTCAATCTTTGTCATTTCTGTTAAAACGGCGGCATCGGCGACACGCTCCGTTGGAAAAACATCCTCTAACTGGAGATGTAATCGTTGGCAAAGTTGCGCAACAATC from Lactiplantibacillus brownii encodes:
- a CDS encoding helix-turn-helix domain-containing protein yields the protein MNIELFIARRKALGLSQKALSAGICTQATLSKFENNGKAPAIRIVAQLCQRLHLQLEDVFPTERVADAAVLTEMTKIEFDLITSEYADAEKRLTKIANEPRHDQETKLQYCFLKGYVAALNQHPISDVLFNFDQIITELDEQHATIYTQLAYCGTGIAYQNNHEPDKAQYYFEKVRHALPNLSLETTASVWRVINLAYYTGNFYASINENAASNKLLAYAIKICAQFHVTFYVAKIKFLQAQLSIEPAKTTELLNDATAFARINNNRQLIKKISSFSKSR